A section of the Zygosaccharomyces rouxii strain CBS732 chromosome B complete sequence genome encodes:
- the HCR1 gene encoding translation initiation factor eIF3 core subunit j (similar to uniprot|Q05775 Saccharomyces cerevisiae YLR192C HCR1 Dual function protein involved in translation initiation as a substoichiometric component of eukaryotic translation initiation factor 3 (eIF3) and required for processing of 20S pre-rRNA binds to eIF3 subunits Rpg1p and Prt1p and 18S rRNA), with translation MSWDEDVIGGSATNGDDAVLMESWEDGLDDEPVLDSWDKDEGEEKKPQASSESAKKTAAASNKKKNGGKKEKESSEPPKLAIDELDPKTRQELMKKAELESDLKNASDLLGELELAGEHPRAQAAKRKEEEDLFAKLATPLTKDTPIGDHPLFQQAETKKDYQELRKSLATAITPLNEKSSLNYSSSLAIDLIRDISKPMAIESIRQTVATLNILIKDKEKQERQARLAKVKGGTATGGAGKKKAKAKTNLGGSFKKDQDLDIGGELDLGDFNDDDFM, from the coding sequence ATGTCGTGGGACGAGGATGTTATTGGAGGTTCCGCTACGAACGGAGATGATGCAGTTTTAATGGAATCCTGGGAAGACGGACTAGATGATGAACCAGTGTTAGATTCATGGGACAaagatgaaggtgaagaaaagaaaccaCAGGCATCCTCTGAAAGTGCCAAGAAGACAGCAGCAGCTTCtaacaagaagaagaatggtggtaagaaagaaaaagaaagttCAGAACCCCCTAAACTAGCCATAGATGAATTAGACCCAAAAACTCGCCAAgagttgatgaagaaagcAGAGCTAGAGTCCGATTTGAAGAATGCAAGTGATCTATTGGGTGAATTAGAATTAGCAGGTGAACACCCAAGGGCCCAAGCTGCCAAGagaaaggaagaagaagaccTGTTTGCCAAACTAGCAACTCCATTGACCAAGGACACCCCCATTGGTGACCACCCATTGTTTCAACAGGCAGAAACAAAGAAGGACTAccaagaattgagaaagtCCTTGGCAACTGCAATTACGCCGTTGAACGAGAAATCTTCACTCAACTACTCTTCGTCTTTGGCAATCGATTTGATCAGAGATATCTCCAAACCAATGGCTATCGAATCCATTAGACAAACGGTAGCTACCCTAAACATTCTTATCAAGGACAAGGAGAAGCAAGAAAGACAGGCCAGATTGGCAAAAGTTAAAGGTGGTACCGCTACCGGTGGTGCCGGTAAAAAGAAAGCCAAGGCAAAGACAAACCTCGGTGGATCTTTCAAGAAGGACCAAGACCTCGAtattggtggtgaattggaCTTGGGAGACTTCAACGATGACGATTTTATGTAA
- the DLD1 gene encoding D-lactate dehydrogenase (similar to uniprot|P32891 Saccharomyces cerevisiae YDL174C DLD1 D-lactate dehydrogenase oxidizes D-lactate to pyruvate transcription is heme-dependent repressed by glucose and derepressed in ethanol or lactate located in the mitochondrial inner membrane), producing the protein MFKSSLRKCCRSFRFHRSYSSYDRPSFQLTGKNKKSLETGLKYVLAGGIGYAIADTFEHNRRDRGLGKSVLPLDDLDSPQYCEPGKLPGVINQIKAVVGNDPDNFTQSKTELDSHSDTSFNTHHATPEERPAIVIFPKSTEEVSQIVSICHDNKVPVVPFSGGTSLEGHFLPTRRSDTVVLDFSKYMNKVLKLNKTDLDVEVEAGVPWEDLNDMLGEEGLLFGCDPGPGAQIGGCVANSCSGTNAYRYGTMKENVVNLTVVLPDGTVVKTRRRPRKSSAGYNLNGLFTGNEGTLGIVTKATVKCHVKPKFQTVAVVSFDAVENAAACSSSFTQQGIQLDAIELLDDNMMKVINSQAATFRTDWKEQPTLFLKIGGRNERIIQELVHEVENIAKTYGSTGFEFAKDDDEKMLLWEARKFALWSVIDAGKSIKGQGSNVWTTDVALPISNFARVIMETKEEMNSSPLVNATVGHAGDGNFHAFLIYKDDEERKICEKIVANMVRRAIDADGTCTGEHGVGIGKRQYVLEELGQEPVDLMRRIKLAIDPHRIMNPDKIFKIDPHDNNDNHP; encoded by the coding sequence ATGTTTAAAAGTTCCTTAAGGAAGTGCTGTCGTAGCTTTAGGTTCCATAGGTCCTATTCCAGTTACGACAGACCTAGCTTTCAGTTGACTGgtaagaacaagaagagtTTAGAAACTGGATTGAAATATGTCCTTGCTGGTGGTATTGGTTATGCAATTGCAGATACTTTTGAGCATAACCGTAGGGACAGAGGTTTAGGCAAGTCAGTTTTACCACTAGATGACTTGGATTCCCCACAGTACTGTGAACCGGGGAAATTACCAGGGGTCATCAACCAGATTAAGGCTGTTGTTGGTAACGATCCAGACAACTTCACCCAATCTAAAACTGAATTAGATTCTCATTCTGATACCTCTTTCAATACCCACCATGCTACGCCAGAAGAAAGACCCGCCATTGTCATCTTCCCAAAGTCTACTGAGGAAGTTTCGCAAATCGTTTCCATTTGTCATGACAATAAGGTCCCTGTGGTTCCCTTCAGTGGTGGTACGTCTTTAGAAGGCCATTTCCTACCAACTAGAAGATCGGATACCGTTGTATTGgacttttccaaatatatGAATAAAgtcttgaaattgaataaaacGGACCTAGATGTCGAAGTAGAAGCTGGTGTTCCCTGGGAAGATTTAAATGACATGCTAGGTGAAGAAGGTCTTTTATTTGGATGTGATCCCGGTCCTGGTGCACAAATTGGTGGTTGTGTTGCCAACTCATGTTCAGGAACCAATGCCTACCGCTACGGTACTATGAAAGAGAATGTTGTGAACTTGACTGTAGTTTTACCGGATGGGACGGTAGTCAAAACTAGGAGAAGACCAAGAAAATCCTCTGCTGGATACAATTTGAATGGGTTATTTACTGGTAATGAAGGTACTTTAGGTATTGTGACAAAGGCAACTGTTAAATGCCATGTCAAACCTAAATTCCAAACTGTTGCGGTAGTGTCTTTCGACGCTGTAGAGAATGCAGCTGCATGCTCTTCTAGTTTCACCCAACAAGGAATTCAACTGGATGCAATTGAACTATTAGATGATAACatgatgaaggtgattAATAGTCAAGCTGCGACTTTTAGAACCGATTGGAAAGAACAACCAACACTTTTCCTAAAGATTGGTGGCAGAAACGAGAGAATCATCCAAGAATTAGTACatgaagtggaaaatattGCCAAAACCTACGGCTCCACAGGATTTGAATTCGctaaagatgatgatgagaaaaTGCTGTTATGGGAAGCACGTAAATTTGCCTTGTGGTCGGTGATCGACGCTGGTAAATCCATTAAGGGACAAGGTTCTAACGTTTGGACAACCGATGTTGCCCTACCAATATCGAATTTTGCTAGGGTCATAATGGAGACAAAAGAGGAAATGAATAGCTCACCTTTAGTAAACGCAACCGTTGGCCATGCTGGTGATGGTAACTTCCATGCATTTCTGATTTACaaggatgatgaagaacgCAAAATTTGTGAAAAGATAGTAGCCAATATGGTTAGAAGAGCCATCGATGCCGACGGTACTTGTACTGGTGAGCACGGTGTGGGTATCGGTAAGAGACAATATGTACTAGAGGAGCTAGGACAGGAACCAGTTGACCTGATGAGAAGGATTAAATTAGCTATTGATCCTCACAGGATTATGAATCCAGACAAGATCTTCAAGATTGATCCACACGACAATAACGATAATCACCCTTAG
- a CDS encoding uncharacterized protein (no similarity), translating into MLGRPTLISSAPAAIRCRPSRAFAPQIAYTSASIDGSEIHESKNDSRSVKEDTPEEQEWFMKQQDSKDFTLGW; encoded by the coding sequence ATGCTCGGAAGACCTACTTTAATATCTTCCGCACCTGCAGCTATACGGTGCAGACCTTCCAGGGCATTTGCACCACAGATAGCTTATACATCTGCTTCAATTGACGGATCCGAAATTCATGAGAGTAAAAATGATTCTAGGTCGGTAAAGGAAGATACACCAGAAGAACAGGAATGGTTTATGAAACAACAGGATTCTAAGGATTTTACCTTGGGATGGTAA
- the PEX13 gene encoding peroxin PEX13 (weakly similar to uniprot|P80667 Saccharomyces cerevisiae YLR191W PEX13 Integral peroxisomal membrane receptor), which produces MSANSKPRPKPWETHPPLDSQESGLDNSSLAKMNSETGNNDMHNGENSQEPPPRPAELASDPYTSSNPLYNNGSPYGVSNGIGGGMYGNSMYGGGGGYGSMYGGGLGSMYGGGLGSMHGGGYGGYGSMYGGGYGGYGGGYMNNGPGGPGGLGESTQATFQLIESLIGTVTGFAQMLESTYMATHSSFFSMVSVAEQFSYLKEVLGSFFGIFALMKFVRRILFYVTKGRMGTPAPSRAIKNGTNSEMVNEFHNFKKDENSKKIKKISWKPLIFFLAAVFGFPYALNKFITRVQSMQRGKIGTKQMGAEVDPSKLEFARALYDFTPENPQIEAPLKKGELMAIITKQHPSGNNSEWWKVRTKTGNMGYVPFNYVEIIKRQKRIEDIPEKDMGSLQKQI; this is translated from the coding sequence ATGTCAGCTAATTCAAAGCCACGACCCAAGCCGTGGGAAACTCATCCACCACTAGATAGTCAAGAAAGTGGATTAGATAACAGTTCGTTAGCCAAGATGAATTCTGAAACCGGTAATAATGATATGCACAATGGGGAGAATTCGCAGGAGCCACCACCAAGACCGGCAGAGCTGGCCTCTGATCCCTACACTAGTTCTAACCCTTTATATAACAATGGTTCGCCGTATGGCGTTAGTAATGGAATAGGTGGTGGTATGTATGGTAATAGCATGTATGGAGGTGGAGGTGGTTATGGATCTATGTATGGTGGAGGTTTAGGATCGATGTATGGTGGAGGTCTAGGATCGATGCATGGAGGTGGTTACGGTGGTTATGGGTCGATGTATGGAGGTGGTTACGGTGGTTATGGTGGTGGTTATATGAATAATGGACCTGGGGGTCCAGGTGGGTTAGGTGAATCTACACAGGCAACATTCCAGCTGATTGAGAGTTTAATCGGTACTGTGACAGGATTTGCTCAGATGTTGGAATCTACATACATGGCGACTCACAGCTCATTTTTCAGCATGGTGTCAGTTGCAGAGCAATTTTCgtatttgaaagaagtgCTAGGATCATTCTTCGGTATATTTGCATTAATGAAATTCGTGAGAAGGATACTGTTTTATGTGACTAAAGGTAGAATGGGTACACCAGCGCCATCAAGAGCGATAAAAAATGGAACTAATTCTGAAATGGTAAATGAATTTcataatttcaaaaaggacgaaaattccaagaagataaagaaaatatcttggaaaccattaattttcttcttagcCGCAGTTTTTGGATTCCCTTATGCTTTAAACAAATTTATCACTCGTGTGCAGTCCATGCAAAGAGGCAAAATTGGTACCAAACAGATGGGGGCTGAAGTTGATCCATCAAAATTAGAATTTGCCAGAGCACTTTACGATTTTACGCCAGAGAATCCACAGATTGAAGCACCATTGAAGAAAGGTGAATTGATGGCAATCATCACAAAGCAACATCCATCAGGTAATAATTCTGAATGGTGGAAAGTAAGAACTAAAACTGGTAATATGGGGTACGTCCCATTTAATTACGTAGAAATAATAAAGAGacaaaagagaattgaagataTACCTGAAAAAGATATGGGCTCACTTCAAAAGCAGATATAG
- the MMR1 gene encoding Mmr1p (some similarities with uniprot|Q06324 Saccharomyces cerevisiae YLR190W MMR1 Phosphorylated protein of the mitochondrial outer membrane localizes only to mitochondria of the bud interacts with Myo2p to mediate mitochondrial distribution to buds mRNA is targeted to the bud via the transport system involving She2p) gives MNSPTLRPEQLSPKLSPMTFSLDDPNNTSSSVNNFHHLLASPTKISLDGSSNGNNSSGAGNSLIYRTSLSKLSELSRRGRSRQRSNSDTFRAASPTRLQFFSNAPKMLKPEYVSQQPSGMPLLSALIGNGTTGSHTSRLGIKETLEMFHRGLSNDSCPPQEQEKQQRQRHAQQSQSQPSQQSNGSDRQSSEATLNEEADKQFRFQGETDNNNNNSNNNNNSNNDNHANESNNDKLHIQNQNQNQGDITTTATTTTTAADVDGTLKGNPSSPRENPGTRMASNSSVASSTMTVNFNDMSKEMELDSLPTDKNGFVELVDGKSNRCSFISSSSTDIDADWYNHQHIHISEETAKLDYRIKQLEIEIDELKLQNEKLIRSITTSRTVEDKFMLDALKEIRFSKQKAQRSMERKVEQLERKVENYRKALGTIGDGPLRPQAHPPLPYGQISACLESPRRQNHKRRIARISSMELRKIEEHSDSSSSPPSSSPASDEDDEAENTFEEQISVDETMMIPDENDPSNNNIRRIGGLQLNIQLEMQKNNNQN, from the coding sequence ATGAATTCTCCCACGTTAAGGCCAGAACAACTTTCACCGAAGCTTTCACCAATGACATTCAGCCTTGATGATCCCAATAATACGAGTTCTAGTGTGAATaattttcaccatcttttGGCATCACCGACAAAAATAAGTCTTGATGGTAGCtctaatggtaataatagtagTGGTGCTGGTAATTCACTAATATATCGAACATCGCTATCCAAATTGAGTGAGCTTTCAAGAAGAGGGAGGTCGAGACAGAGGTCCAATTCTGATACTTTTCGGGCAGCATCGCCGACGAGATTACAATTCTTCAGCAATGCTCCTAAGATGTTAAAACCTGAATACGTTTCTCAACAACCTTCTGGGATGCCACTTTTATCAGCACTGATTGGTAATGGTACGACAGGTTCACATACTAGCAGGTTAGGTATAAaagaaactttggaaaTGTTTCATAGAGGTTTATCGAATGATAGTTGTCCGCCTCAAGAGCAAGAAAAGCAACAGCGGCAGCGGCACGCACAACAATCTCAATCACAACCGTCACAACAGAGTAATGGAAGTGATCGACAGTCGAGTGAAGCCACTTTAAACGAAGAAGCAGATAAGCAATTTCGATTTCAAGGCGAGActgataataacaacaataatagtaataataataataatagtaataacgACAATCATGCAAACGAAAGCAATAACGATAAATTACAcattcaaaatcaaaatcaaaatcaaggGGATATAACGACTACGGCAacgacaacaacaacagcagcagatGTAGATGGAACTTTGAAAGGGAACCCAAGTAGTCCGCGTGAGAATCCAGGGACACGAATGGCTTCAAATAGTTCAGTTGCATCATCTACGATGACTGTTAATTTTAACGATATGTCCAAAGAAATGGAATTAGATTCATTACCAACtgataaaaatggatttgttGAATTGGTAGATGGGAAATCAAATAGATGTAGTTTCATATCATCAAGCTCAACAGATATTGATGCAGATTGGTATAATCATCAGCACATCCATATTAGTGAGGAAACAGCCAAGTTAGACTATAGGATCAAACAATTAGAAATAGAAATCGACGAATTAAAGCTCCAAAACGAAAAACTGATTAGGTCTATTACAACAAGTCGTACAGTGGAAGATAAATTTATGTTAGATGCATTGAAGGAAATTAGGTTTTCTAAACAAAAAGCTCAAAGAAGTATGGAAAGAAAAGTTGAACAATTAGAACGAAAAGTGGAAAACTATAGAAAAGCCCTGGGAACAATCGGTGATGGCCCATTACGGCCACAAGCCCATCCCCCATTGCCGTATGGTCAAATTAGTGCATGTTTAGAGTCGCCGAGAAGACAGAATcataaaagaagaatagCTCGTATTTCAAGTATGGAATTGAGGAAAATTGAGGAACATTCAgattcttcctcttctccACCATCCTCTTCACCAGCAtcagatgaagacgatgaagctgaaaatACATTTGAAGAGCAAATCTCAGTCGATGAAACTATGATGATCccagatgaaaatgatccTTCGAATAACAATATAAGGAGAATCGGTGGGCTCCAATTAAAtattcaattggaaatgcaaaaaaataacaatCAAAACTGA
- a CDS encoding uncharacterized protein (no similarity), protein MHYTNENLDLRRGKDFKEAYNFSQFNFDTAELNQRYNQLKNVYRFPCREHKSIVQGFHANAKKITRLLSLPIAI, encoded by the coding sequence ATGCATTATACCAATGAAAATCTAGATTTGAGAAGAGGGAAAGATTTTAAGGAAGCCTATAACTTCAGCCAATTTAATTTTGATACGGCCGAATTAAATCAAAGGTataatcaattgaaaaacgTATACCGATTTCCTTGCAGGGAACACAAAAGTATTGTTCAAGGATTTCATGCGAATGCAAAGAAAATTACGAGGCTTCTTTCACTACCTATCGCGATTTAA
- the ILV1 gene encoding threonine ammonia-lyase ILV1 (highly similar to uniprot|P00927 Saccharomyces cerevisiae YER086W ILV1 Threonine deaminase catalyzes the first step in isoleucine biosynthesis expression is under general amino acid control ILV1 locus exhibits highly positioned nucleosomes whose organization is independent of known ILV1 regulation) produces the protein MFVRSLKSMSHSGTIARCGSLQLRAQIHNHNLSPNLVKMHSELKLDELQTDNTPDYVRLVLRSPVYDVIDETPVNTAVGLSSRLNTNVQLKREDLLPVFSFKLRGAYNMIAKLDENQKNQGVIACSAGNHAQGVAYAARHMNIPATIVMPVSTPSIKYQNVSRLGSQVVLYGNDFDEAKAECAKLAEERGLTNIPPFDHPYVIAGQGTVAMEILRQVHNSLKIGAVFVPVGGGGLIAGIGAYLKRIAPHIKIVGVETHDAPTLSASMKTGKRELLKTVGSFADGTSVRIIGEETFRVSQEVVDEIVLVNTDEICAAVKDIFEDTRSIIEPSGALSVAGMKKYITQIHPEIDHSKHTYVPILSGANMNFDRLRFVSERAVLGEGKEVFMLVTIPDVPGSFKKLQKVIHPRNVTEFSYRYNEHRHESSSEVPKAYIYTSFSVVDREKEIKQVMQQIHSLGFEAVDISENEMAKSHGRYLVGGASKVPNERVVSFEFPERPGALTKFLLGLGESWNLTLFHYRNHGADLGKVLVGISVPPRENLTFQKFLDDLGYKYAEEGDNAVYQKLLKY, from the coding sequence ATGTTTGTCAGATCATTAAAATCTATGTCCCATAGTGGGACCATAGCTCGTTGTGGATCCCTGCAGCTTCGAGCTCAAATCCACAACCATAACCTCTCCccaaatttggtaaaaatgcATTCAGAATTGAAGTTAGATGAATTACAAACAGATAATACTCCTGACTATGTGAGATTAGTCTTGCGCTCTCCAGTTTACGACGTCATTGATGAAACTCCAGTCAATACTGCAGTGGGTCTTTCATCTCGTCTGAATACCAACgttcaattgaaaagagaagacCTCTTGCCAGTATTTTCCTTTAAGCTACGTGGTGCTTACAATATGATCGCCAAACTAGATGAGAATCAGAAGAATCAAGGTGTCATTGCATGTTCCGCTGGTAACCATGCTCAAGGTGTCGCTTATGCGGCAAGACACATGAATATTCCAGCTACTATTGTAATGCCAGTTTCGACACCTTCTATCAAGTACCAAAACGTTTCTAGATTAGGCTCACAAGTGGTTCTGTACGGTAACGATTTTGATGAGGCAAAGGCAGAGTGTGCTAAGTTAGCTGAAGAGCGAGGATTGACTAATATCCCACCTTTTGACCATCCATATGTTATTGCAGGACAAGGTACTGTTGCCATGGAAATTTTGAGACAAGTGCATAACTCCCTCAAGATTGGTGCTGTTTTCGTACCGgtcggtggtggtggattaATCGCTGGTATTGGTGCCTATTTAAAGAGAATTGCTCCACATATCAAGATTGTTGGTGTAGAGACTCATGATGCCCCTACGCTAAGTGCATCCATGAAGACCGGTAAACGTGAATTGTTGAAGACCGTTGGTTCATTTGCTGATGGTACTTCTGTTCGTAtcattggtgaagaaacCTTTAGAGTGTCTCAAGAAGTAGtcgatgaaattgttcttgtgaATACCGATGAAATCTGTGCAGCTGTCAAAGATATCTTTGAAGACACAAGAAGTATCATCGAGCCTTCTGGTGCTTTATCTGTTGCTGGTATGAAGAAATACATCACTCAAATCCATCctgaaattgatcattCAAAACACACTTACGTACCCATTCTTTCAGGTGCCAACATGAACTTTGACAGATTGAGATTTGTCTCGGAGCGTGCAGTTTTAGGTGAAGGTAAGGAAGTATTCATGCTTGTTACCATCCCAGATGTTCCAggttctttcaaaaaattacaaaaagtTATACATCCAAGAAACGTTACGGAGTTCTCTTACCGTTATAACGAACATCGTCATGAATCTAGCAGTGAAGTTCCCAAAGCTTACATCTACACTTCTTTCAGTGTTGTAGATCGTGAAAAGGAAATTAAACAAGTGATGCAACAAATCCATAGTTTAGGTTTTGAAGCGGTTGATATCTcggaaaatgaaatggcTAAATCTCACGGTAGATATTTAGTCGGTGGTGCCTCTAAGGTACCTAACGAAAGAGTCGTTTCGTTTGAATTCCCCGAAAGACCCGGTGCATTGACTAAATTTCTCTTGGGTCTTGGCGAGTCATGGAACTTAACATTGTTCCACTACAGAAACCATGGTGCTGACTTGGGTAAGGTACTTGTCGGTATTTCAGTACCACCAAGGGAAAACTTAAcattccaaaaattcttggatgATTTAGGCTACAAGTACGCTGAAGAAGGGGACAATGCCGTCTACcagaaattgttgaaatattAA